One stretch of Deltaproteobacteria bacterium DNA includes these proteins:
- a CDS encoding HU family DNA-binding protein, whose amino-acid sequence MNKGDLIDVVAKTTCSKAEAGKAVDAFIEAVKKALKKGEKVTLVGFGTFSVAKRSARTGRNPQNGKPIKIAAKKVPKFTAGKGLKAAVAK is encoded by the coding sequence ATGAACAAAGGAGATCTCATCGATGTGGTCGCTAAAACTACCTGCAGCAAAGCAGAGGCGGGAAAGGCCGTTGATGCCTTTATTGAGGCGGTCAAGAAAGCGCTGAAAAAGGGAGAGAAGGTAACTCTCGTCGGCTTCGGGACGTTCTCCGTCGCGAAAAGGTCTGCCAGAACGGGAAGAAATCCTCAGAACGGAAAACCGATCAAGATTGCAGCCAAAAAAGTCCCTAAGTTCACTGCCGGGAAGGGGTTGAAGGCGGCTGTAGCGAAATAA